From Macrobrachium rosenbergii isolate ZJJX-2024 chromosome 55, ASM4041242v1, whole genome shotgun sequence, a single genomic window includes:
- the bug gene encoding thioredoxin domain-containing protein 15 — translation MKKHPILFKICLILLLYGIASVQALKDNDDCEYRNSEGICQQAPEEVIVHDFDEEEVGKSVFSETHECKTGGTTADDVHSDLINEGSCVRKDVEDEDQSELSMLEEQTKKDEDTEFCGVSDHKSSKCDKSSLEEELEDSEHIDDSKEKKLEGSDEQRIDEASQSSDEQMQNGEEDDKTNQDPDLGNVPLREILLKLKPEGLTDNEDEQPNDFSVTEASMGEDEEVEEEILVSSGSAEKQEYGLDGSSADGNKNGSGSGSNISKKAVCSELNVTESAAGDVEIINATLLMKLLQGNSNITNRSIAAPCHLIYFFSPYCPFSVAGSPYVNAMARSLKNIPVYGLDSIEHHSVNARYGVMGTPTLLLFHNGNGVGRYNASEFSVMQLLSFINHYTDQSITDINVTSADFRATLPSQVAEGRPYALWASWIFLLICAEWLFLTSELCAKLTEAILNNWREAEAQNDQD, via the exons ATGAAGAAACATCCTATTTTATTCA AAATATGCTTGATTCTGCTGCTTTATGGAATTGCAAGTGTCCAAGCACTGAAAGACAATGATGACTGTGAATATAGAAATTCAGAGGGTATCTGTCAGCAAGCCCCTGAAGAAGTGATAGTCCATGATTTTGATGAAGAAGAGGTCGGTAAATCTGTGTTCTCTGAGACTCATGAATGTAAAACTGGTGGAACTACAGCTGATGATGTTCACAGTGACCTTATAAATGAAGGGTCTTGTGTTCGTAAAGATGTGGAAGATGAAGATCAGAGTGAACTCTCCATGCTAGAAGAACAAACAAAGAAGGATGAAGACACTGAATTTTGTGGGGTCAGTGATCATAAATCTTCCAAGTGTGATAAAAGCTCTTTGGAAGAAGAGCTTGAGGATAGTGAACATATTGATgactcaaaggaaaaaaaattagagggTTCAGATGAACAAAGGATTGATGAAGCAAGTCAATCCTCAGATGAGCAGATGCAAAATGGAGAGGAGGATGATAAAACTAATCAGGACCCAGACCTGGGAAATGTCCCCCTAAGGGAAATACTTCTGAAATTGAAG CCTGAAGGACTAACTGATAATGAGGACGAACAGCCAAATGATTTCTCAGTAACTGAAGCTAGTATGGGAGAGGATGAAGAG GTCGAGGAAGAGATACTGGTTTCCTCAGGCTCGGCAGAGAAGCAAGAATATGGTTTGGATGGCAGCAGTGCAGATGGTAATAAAAATGGAAGTGGCAGTGGTAGCAACATCAGCAAGAAAGCAGTGTGCTCTGAGCTGAATGTAACTGAATCTGCTGCAGGAGATGTTGAG ATCATCAATGCTACGCTTCTTATGAAGCTTCTACAAGGAAATTCTAATATAACAAATAGGTCAATAGCTGCCCCCTGTCATctgatatatttcttcagtccATATTGCCCTTTCTCAGTGGCAGGTTCTCCTTATGTCAATGCAATGGCACGCTCCCTCAAAAACATCCCTGTTTATGGTCTAGACAGTATTGAACATCATAG TGTGAATGCTCGATATGGCGTAATGGGAACACCTACTCTGCTGTTATTTCACAATGGAAATGGTGTTGGACGTTATAATGCTTCTGAATTTTCAGTAATGCAGTTATTGTCATTCATTAATCACTATACAGACCAGAGTATTACAGACATCAATGTGACTTCAGCAGACTTTAGG GCCACACTTCCATCACAGGTCGCTGAAGGGCGACCGTATGCTTTGTGGGCTTCTTGGATTTTCCTTCTTATATGTGCAGAATGGTTATTCCTAACTTCTGAACTCTGTGCAAAACTGACTGAGGCTATTCTGAATAACTGGCGTGAGGCTGAAGCTCAAAATGATCAGGACTAA
- the LOC136835497 gene encoding cyanocobalamin reductase / alkylcobalamin dealkylase-like: MLEKTESIVSLEDFSKIKSKLDLLLSPNGFECHPFKVGWYNDHVAESFHLEYQPDTLAFVIISIPSMFEKTFIPYLLEADCLRPQGDPLDQCMVKHFSGIKEEFPSYDITTIHDFELTANRRPRILVQTAGHVSGAVRYYQRKDVKSDPWDEKKKIFGVCLHPRYGGWFALRGVLIFSGVTCPDLPRQPSSDILKTDDEIIELLRRYNEHWEDWSFRDIIPVEERYSKNQMDYFSTKPSERMDIIDSLKNLAKN, translated from the exons ATGCTAGAAAAGACAGAAAGCATTGTCAGTCTGGAAGACTTTAGTAAAATTAAGAGCAAGCTCGACTTGCTTTTAAGCCCTAATGGGTTTGAATGTCATCCATTCAAAGTTGGATGGTATAATGACCATGTGGCAGAGTCATTTCATCTTGAGTATCAACCAGATACGCTAGCTTTTGTAATTATAAGCATTCCAAGCATGTTTGAAAAGACATTCATTCCTTATCTTTTGGAGGCTGACTGTTTGAGACCTCAGGGAGATCCTCTTGATCAGTGTATGGTGAAACATTTCTCAGGCATAAAAGAGGAATTTCCATCTTATGATATCACTACTATTCATGACTTTGAGCTGACAGCAAACAGACGACCCAGAATCTTAGTGCAGACTGCTGGACATGTTTCTGGGGCTGTTCGATATTATCAGCGAAAGGATGTAAAGTCAGACCCTTgggatgaaaagaagaaaatatttggaGTATGTCTGCATCCAAGATATGGAGGCTGGTTTGCTCTTCGTGGTGTACTGATATTCAGTGGTGTTACGTGTCCTGATCTCCCCAGACAACCTTCTAG TGATATTCTCAAGACTGATGATGAAATTATAGAACTACTTCGCCGATACAATGAACATTGGGAAGACTGGTCATTCCGTGACATCATCCCTGTTGAGGAACGTTATTCTAAAAACCAGATGGATTACTTCAGCACCAAGCCATCTGAAAGAATGGACATTATTGACAGCCTGAAGAACTtggcaaaaaattaa